A window from Citrus sinensis cultivar Valencia sweet orange chromosome 3, DVS_A1.0, whole genome shotgun sequence encodes these proteins:
- the LOC102629947 gene encoding disease resistance-like protein CSA1, with product MPKLRFLKFYSSSVNGENKCKISYLQDPGFAEVKYLHWSGYPLKSLPSNLSAKKLVLLEVPDSDIERLWDCVKHYSKLNQIIHAACNMLTAKIPNPTLMPRMKKLVILNLRGSKSLKSLPSGIFNLEFLTELDLSGCSKLKRLPEISSGNIKWLFLRGTAIEELPSSIERLLWLGYVDLSDYKRLKSVPSSLCKLKPLGVLNLCGCSNLQRLPECLGQLSYPIILNLAKTNIERIPESIMQLFVLRYLLLGYSERFQSLPKPSFLARGCQTLQRFLGIVEDALQRIQLMAAAHWKEVQENIDFHMNGGHILLLGNEIPKWFEFQSVGSFITLEMPPDFFNNNRVLLGFAFSAILAFSDRHVDYGRWFSFSFELKVKTTKDCGTHDTRLFQRRVNYVESDHLHLGHYLFCEEDFNGF from the exons ATGcctaaattgagatttttaaagttCTATAGTTCATCAGTCAATGGAGAGAACAAATGTAAGATATCTTATTTGCAAGATCCCGGATTTGCTGAAGTGAAATATCTTCACTGGTCTGGATATCCGTTGAAGTCATTGCCTTCAAACCTTAGTGCAAAGAAACTTGTGTTACTTGAAGTGCCTGATAGTGACATTGAACGACTTTGGGATTGTGTGAAG CATTATAGTAAGTTAAACCAGATAATCCATGCTGCCTGCAATATGCTAACTGCCAAAATTCCAAATCCCACGTTGATGCCACGTATGAAAAAGCTAGTTATCTTGAATCTGAGAGGTAGCAAAAGCCTGAAAAGTCTTCCATCTGGAATATTTAACTTGGAATTTCTTACCGAACTTGATCTTTCGGGCTGCTCAAAACTGAAAAGGCTTCCAGAGATCTCATCAGGTAATATAAAGTGGTTATTTTTAAGGGGGACCGCAATTGAAGAACTGCCCTCATCAATTGAGCGTCTACTTTGGCTCGGGTACGTGGACCTTTCAGATTATAAAAGGCTTAAGAGTGTCCCAAGCAGCCTATGTAAGTTGAAACCTCTTGGAGTTCTTAATCTCTGTGGTTGCTCAAATCTTCAGAGATTGCCCGAATGTCTTGGCCAATTATCCTACCCAATAATATTGAATCTAGCGAAAACCAATATTGAGAGAATACCAGAAAGCATTATGCAACTTTTTGTGTTGCGATACCTCCTCTTAGGTTATAGTGAGAGGTTTCAATCCTTACCAAAGCCTTCATTCCTTGCACGAGGTTGCCAGACACTGCAACGATTCTTAG GAATTGTTGAAGATGCCCTGCAGAGAATTCAGCTTATGGCAGCTGCCCATTGGAAAGAAGTACAGGAAAAC attGATTTTCACATGAACGGAGGTCATATCTTACTACTCGGGAATGAAATTCCGAAGTGGTTTGAGTTTCAAAGTGTGGGATCTTTTATAACCTTGGAGATGCCCCCAGATTTCTTCAATAATAACCGAGTACTACTGGGCTTTGCATTTAGTGctattttagcattttcagaCCGTCATGTAGATTATGGCAGatggttttcattttcttttgagctCAAAGTGAAAACCACCAAAGATTGTGGTACGCATGACACACGGTTATTTCAGAGAAGAGTTAATTATGTAGAATCAGATCACTTACATTTGGGGCACTATCTGTTCTGTGAAGAGGATTTTAAtggtttttga